TGGTGGACGAGTACTTCGGCAAGCAGATCCTCGTGACCGACCGCGACTGGCCGGTGGCCGAGATCGTCACCGCCTACCGTGCGCGGACCTACCTCGAGTCCACGTTCCGCTGGCTCACCGGCCCCGCCGCCCTCGGCCCGACGCCGCGGTGGGAGTGGACCCCGCAGCGCGTCGCCGTGCACGCGCTGGTCTCGGTGCTCGCCGCCACCGTCACGCACCTCATGCGGCGCGAGGCCGACCGCGCCGGGATGAACCTGTCCGTGGGCGAGCTGCTCGACCAGCTGTGCGGCATCGGCGAGACGGTGCTGCGCTACCCGTCCACCGGCGGGCGTCCGCGCAGCCGCCGCATCCTCACCGACCGCGACCCGGCGCAGCAGGCGCTGTTCGACCTGTTCGGGCTGGAGCGGTTCGCGCCCTAGCTCTGGCTGTCGCGCTGGATGGTCAGGGCCGAGAAGCTCTGCACGACCGGCATGATCTCGATGACGTTCACGTTGACGTGCGGCGGCTGCGCGGCGGCCCAGAACACCGACTCGGCGATGTCGTCGGCGGTGAGCGGGGTGGTGCCGGCGTAGACGCCCGCGGCCTTGTCGTCGTCGCCGAAGCGGACGTTGGAGAACTCCGTGCCGCCGACCATGCCGGGCTCGATGTTGGTCACGCGCACGCCGGTGCCGCGCAGGTCGCTGCGCAGGTTGAGGCTGAACTGGTGCACGAACGCCTTGGTCGCGCCGTAGACGTTGCCGCCGGGGTAGGGGTAGGTGCCGGCGATGGAGCCGATGTTGATCACGTGGCCGCTGCCGCGCTCGACCATGCCGGGCAGCACCGCGCGGGTGAGGTGCACGAGGCCGGTCACGTTGGTCTCGATCATCTGGTCCCAGTCCTCGAGCTTGGCCTCCTGCGCCGGCTCGAGGCCCTTGGCCAGGCCCGCGTTGTTCACGAGCACGTCGATCCGGCCCCAGTCGCCGGGCAGCGCGCCGACGGCCGCGACGATCGCGTCGCGGTCGCGCACGTCGAGCACCACCGGCAGCACGGACTCGCCGAGCTCCGAGGTCAGCGCGGCGAGCCGGTCGGCACTGCGGGCCGCGGCGACGACCCGCGAGCCCTCGGCCACGAACCGGCGCGTGATCGCGGCACCGAACCCGGCACTCGCGCCGGTCACGAATACGGTCTTCATGGGTGGGTCACCGTTCTTCCGCCTGGGGGTCCGGCCGGGGCCGGAGTGGGTTCAGGAACCGGCCGAACACGTCGTTGAACTCGGCCGCGGACTCCAGGTTAGGCAGGTGGCCCGCGCCTTCCAGCACCGCCAGTGCGGAACCGGCCACGAGCCGGTGCATGAGCTGCGCGTCGGCGACCGGGGTGAACTCGTCTTCGCTGCCGACTGTCACCAGGGTGGGGACTTCGACCTGTTCGAGGGTCACCCGGTAGTCGGGGCGCAGCGCACGGGCCCGGAGTGCCGCGGCGGCGCCGGCGGGTGCGCTGGTGCGCATCATCGTGAAGACGTGCTCGGTGACTTCGGCGTTCTTCGCGCGGGTTCGCGGGGAGACCATCTTCGGGAGGAGCTCGGTCGCGTAATCGCGCATGCCTTCCTTCTCGACCCGGCCGGCGGCGGCTCGTCTGTTCCGGCGGCCTTCGGGGGTCTCCGCGGTGGGGAAGGTGTCGGCGAGCAGAAGCGCTTGGACGCGCTGGGGATGGTCGGCGATGGTCTGCATGGCGATCTGGCCGCCCATGGACAGGCCGCCGAGGACGAAGGTGGCGAGGCCGAGGTGGTCGGCCAGCGCGATGAGGTCGTGGGCGAAGTCTTTCAGGCTGGTCACGGCGGGACCGGTGCTCTCGCCGTAGCCGCGGAGGTCGGGGACGACCACGCGGAAGCCCCGTTCGGCGAAGTGCTCGGTCTGGGGGTGCCACATGGAGCGGTTGAAGGGGTGGCCGTGGACGAGCAACAGCGCTGGTTCGCTGGTGCCCCGGTCGTCGTAGGTGAGGACGGCGCCATGGTGGGTCTCGAGGGTGGGCATGGGGCTGACGGTAGGCAGAGCTTTGTATCGGTGCAATGCGCCGCAATGTAGTCGGAGCAATGTTTTTCGCCAGTCGACGGAGCGGCTGGACGAGGTGTCCGGGGCTGCGGTAGGGCGATTCCGGGGACAACACGGGGTTTGACCTGGGAAGATCGAGTTAAGGGACCCCCCTGTTCTGGGGCGTTTTCGGCCATGTAAAGTTCTCCAAGTCGCCAGGGAAACCGGGCGGCCACCGGGACACGAACCAAGCTCTCGCCTCAGGCGATTGAGTGGGTGGCCCAAACAACAAAGGCTTGAAACATCGCCGATGGTTGGTGCGCACTGAGTGCGGATTGACTGGAGGTGTGTTGCTTGAGAACTCAACAGTGTGCTAGTGAACTAAGCCAGTAGAGCTTATATGAAACCCCCTCGTCGGGGTTTCCTTTGAGAAAACTAGATTGAGAATAGTCTCGATCAAACTATTCATTGTTGGAGAGTTTGATCCTGGCTCAGGACGAACGCTGGCGGCGTGCTTAACACATGCAAGTCGAACGCTGAAACACTTTCGGGTGTGGATGAGTGGCGAACGGGTGAGTAACACGTGGGTAATCTGCCCTGCACTCTGGGATAAGCCTTGGAAACGGGGTCTAATACCGGATATCACAACTTCAGGCATCTGGGGTTGTTGAAAGTTCTGGCGGTGCAGGATGAACCCGCGGCCTATCAGCTTGTTGGTGGGGTAATGGCCTACCAAGGCGACGACGGGTAGCCGGCCTGAGAGGGTGACCGGCCACACTGGGACTGAGACACGGCCCAGACTCCTACGGGAGGCAGCAGTGGGGAATATTGCACAATGGGCGCAAGCCTGATGCAGCGACGCCGCGTGAGGGATGACGGCCTTCGGGTTGTAAACCTCTTTCGCCAGGGACGAAGCGCAAGTGACGGTACCTGGATAAGAAGCACCGGCTAACTACGTGCCAGCAGCCGCGGTAATACGTAGGGTGCAAGCGTTGTCCGGAATTATTGGGCGTAAAGAGCTCGTAGGCGGTTTGTCGCGTCGGCCGTGAAATCTCCACGCTTAACGTGGAGCGTGCGGTCGATACGGGCAGACTTGAGTTCGGTAGGGGAGACTGGAATTCCTGGTGTAGCGGTGAAATGCGCAGATATCAGGAGGAACACCGG
The sequence above is a segment of the Amycolatopsis sp. 2-15 genome. Coding sequences within it:
- a CDS encoding SDR family oxidoreductase, with the protein product MKTVFVTGASAGFGAAITRRFVAEGSRVVAAARSADRLAALTSELGESVLPVVLDVRDRDAIVAAVGALPGDWGRIDVLVNNAGLAKGLEPAQEAKLEDWDQMIETNVTGLVHLTRAVLPGMVERGSGHVINIGSIAGTYPYPGGNVYGATKAFVHQFSLNLRSDLRGTGVRVTNIEPGMVGGTEFSNVRFGDDDKAAGVYAGTTPLTADDIAESVFWAAAQPPHVNVNVIEIMPVVQSFSALTIQRDSQS
- a CDS encoding alpha/beta fold hydrolase; this translates as MPTLETHHGAVLTYDDRGTSEPALLLVHGHPFNRSMWHPQTEHFAERGFRVVVPDLRGYGESTGPAVTSLKDFAHDLIALADHLGLATFVLGGLSMGGQIAMQTIADHPQRVQALLLADTFPTAETPEGRRNRRAAAGRVEKEGMRDYATELLPKMVSPRTRAKNAEVTEHVFTMMRTSAPAGAAAALRARALRPDYRVTLEQVEVPTLVTVGSEDEFTPVADAQLMHRLVAGSALAVLEGAGHLPNLESAAEFNDVFGRFLNPLRPRPDPQAEER